The genomic DNA TACGCTGCTATTCGGGCGAGAGGCAAAGCCGATCAatcggacgacgactcttATGATGAAGTCCTCGAAGAAGTGATTGAGGAAGTCGAAGAGACCGCTAGCGAGGGAGATCACGGACGTGATGAGATTGATAACGACAACAGCTTCGATTTAGAATTCGGCAGAGATGAAACCCTACAGGTATGTTGGAGAGTGCAATCGTTCATCGTGTTTTTTTTCTTATGTTGAGTTATCTTTGTTTGCTCCTGTTCCTCGATAGAATCTACAACTTTTGTCTGTGTCGGCTGGCGACAGCGCTCGGACGACAGGCAACCTAGGGCACCAGGCATTGCCCGGTTTGTTTACTCGCGATATAGTGTGGACCCCTCATGTGTACGATGCCGGCCCAAATCAGATAAATTACGACGAGCACTGCCCCAAAGGTGGACCTGGCGGCTTGATCTGCTGTGCCGACTGCTCGTCAAAGTATTCCAACTACCTTACACAAACAGTCTTTGACATTGAAGAGCAAAAATTGAGTAAAGGCGGTTACGAAATACGAGAGCTTTTGcgttttgcaaaagataCCCAAACGACGCTACAAGAAACGTCAGCAGCTGCTAGGAGAAAACGCCCGATGAAGAAGCCCAAGGACGCTGCATCATTGTTACAGCCGGATCATGGCGCCAAGACCTTGGTTCGGAATGTAAATGAACAAATCAAGTTTGAAGATGTAACGGAAATGGCTGAAATAtaaactcactgtcaaaagTTAACGAGATAGTAATGCTTTGCCAATAGATTCATTGATACTGTTTTTTGTAAGTGAGACTCCCTTCTCAAATCTTTTCATCGCGCAAAGTAATAGTTATCTGTGAAGCCCATATTACGAAACCTAAAACAAAAAACCGACTACCGCCCCTCCTGCCATTCCCAGAGCCCCCATCCGCTCACGGTCGACAAAAGTTTGTACACTGTTGGGGTTGAGCTGTCGCCGGATCTGGACGCGCAAGTTTTCGGTGTGTCGTAGCGCCTTATTCTTGAGGTTGCTGAATAAAGCTGTCTGTTCATTCGAAAAAGGAGGCAAATCGTCAAGGATCCCGGTGTAATGCAAAACTTCGGCGCTGTATTTTTTGGACACATTTCTTTAAAGTGAGCAATTGCATCGTTGGCCTTTCCCAACGCAAATATTCCAGTGTGTGCATAGCAATGTAACTTACGTTACGAAGACAGCCCCTGCGATTTTGACAGCTCCCATGGCGGAGGTAAGTGCAATCCTAGTGCCGACAAAGCCTACGCATGCTCCAGTCACAAACTGTCCCTTTGGCGAAAGGGCAGCATATTGTTCACGCAGTGAAGCAAAGGGACCGCTTTCTTCGCCAATTACATCTGCAGCGACCACGCTAACATTGATTGAGAGGGAAATTGCCAAAAAAGCGACTAGCTTGCTTATCGAAACGACCACCATGGTAACCAATACAGATCACACACACTCTTCTCAGGAAATTGAaaataacagtaaacgaaATCTTTCCGGTGTGCTTCCCTTACCCCTGGAAGCATAGAAAACCCTAATGAAAGTCGAACGTCTGTGTTAACGAGAGTGGTACGACGGCAGACGAGCCCGCATGAGGACGTGCAAGTAGGGCTCCAATATCCATAAGTCCAGAGCTGAAACTATGCCAGTGACTGAGAAGACTCTCACGACCACAGTCACCGACGAAGTATAAGCGGATTTACCCAAACGATTATCAAACAACCCAGTGAAAGGTTATATGACCGAATATATAACAAGCGTGATGGATGCTACGATTGAATGACTTGatacaaaagaccagcatctcaatacaggaagtagatagaaacgtaatgtgaagcaactcacAACTTAGAACGAGGTAACGAACGGAACGGTTACATCTAGGTTAGGCAGTAGATACGGATAATCTactgggaacgaacgagtATTTCAACACGTCTGTACCGTGTAATGCACGGTTGGTCTCATCGGACAGATTTCATATATCAGTGCCGGAAGTGCAACAGTAAGTAAGCTGTGGCTGCCtctgcttacagttagtaatTACACTACTTTGCTAACAGTGAAGCTAAAGTGATCCCGGTACAGTTCTGGTCGGTTCTTGCTGCAATTTTCTAGTTCATCATAAATGGCCCGGCAaaacttgactgtgaagtttCCGCATCACTCGCAATGAGACATGATGCTGCTTACTTGATACGATTGGCAAAAACAGGCATGAAATTAGGAAGCTGCTGAGCAAGATCTTTTGTGAAATCCATGACTCCATTCCTTAGGAAATTGATTTGTGTACTAAACAAATGGATGCTGCATCAAAGATTGAGTTTCTGGTAACCCGTCAGAATATGCTTCGCCCCGCACGAAAGCGGCTCTCAGTTCGGCTTTTGCCTTGGCTTCGACCCTGCGCTCTTCGATCGCTCTTTTTTCGAGTTCATGCTCGTAACGAAGGTACCGTCCGTTGAACGTTGCAAAAAATACAGTCGCGGTAGCATGCAACACAATCAAGAGATAAAATGAAAAGGTGTATTCCGGATGCTCATGATCGCCACTCCCAATCCCAATATCTTTCATAGCTTTGAAGCACGGGATAAAAAGAGCACTCAAgagattggaaaagagctgCTGAATCACCAAAACAGTGTTTTCACTCAATGGATATACCACGTCAACACCGAGTTCGGTGGACACAGGCTGCAGCGGCCCGACCAAAACGGCAACAATGACGAGAGCATAGCGTAGCTCACTACCTCGGTTGCTATCGAGACTCACACCACATTCTGCCAATCCAAAGGCACCTAGAACAAGCATCGCAACTGTCACCGAGTAGTACGCCCGGGTCTTATCCGTAAGCGTCCCAACAATCAAACTTGAAATCATAATGCAGAATTGGAACGATCCCCCGACAATGCCTGTGTACTCACGCCCAACTCCATTTAAACGAACGAGATAATCCATGAACGTTGACAGGGTGTTGATGACTATGCCCGATACAGTAAACGCCACGAGGGCATGGATAAACCCTGGGCGCCGCAAGCAAGCTCTAATTGACAAGATGACTTGATCGTCACGAATGTTGATATCCAGATGATGCGGCGTCATGGTCAAAACAGGTTCCGCTCCTTCGTCCATAAATTCGGGCGTAGACGGGTATATGGACGCCCGTCCTGTCGAACGAGGATGCAGCGGGAGTGCAGCTTGCTGGTGTCCATAGTGGAATGCGTCATTCGGAGGTGGGTAAAACTGGGGATGACCATATTGAGGGTACACATACTGCTGGAATCGAGGGTCCCAAACGGGTTGCGGGTACTGATGATAGCTTTGATAATCCGGATACTGGTAATTGACAACCGGAGCACCGTACGGCGTTGGTGGAAAAACAGGATAGCCACCCGGAGGGTATACCGAATTTCTATGCATTGGATCCTGACTTGCGTAAGGTAAGCCTCCTTGCGAAAGACCATCCTCCCTTTCATCGGAGGAATTATCCTCGACTTCATTGTTGGTCTGTCCAACTGGCCCCTGCATCATAGGAGACGGCGCGGCGAAGACTCGGTCACCACTGCCAGAATCCGTCAGAGGATCTTTTGAAACTCGTCCCCATTTGACCGGAGAAGGTTTGAGTCCATGAAATTCGGCATCGGGTCCCATTGCAAGAATACCCGTCTCAAGCTGTTCTCTGGATACCTTGACTTTCTTTTGGCGGCCAACGATATTGTTGGAACTACGATGGCCTTTGCGGCTCGACGAAGTGCGACCGGAGCGCTGCCCAGACCCTGGCAATGGTTTGGCTTTCGCTCTAGCGGCAGCAGTGGTGGTGGCTGTACCGGCCGAAGATACAGGGGCGTTGTCCATGGTTTTGAAGTCCCGTTGAGGCACTCCAGCCCGACCTACAGCCTCGGCAAGACCACGTGTTGACGTTCCTAAACTCTGCACTGACGCAACAAATTCCCCCCAGCCGGGTAATTGAGTTTGAAGTGTTCCACGCATGACACGAGCGGTATCCGACGGAGGTGTGGGAGGCGCATCATCAAACTGGAACAAAGTTCCCAAGAAAGTCAGAGTGGAAATGATACTGAGCAACCCAAAGTAGTTGGGAATATCATCGCTATTCGCTACCAGCAAAGTACCGAAAATAAACGCGAAGCCAATTCCGAGTTGGTTAGCGTTTAATGCGACTCCCGTTGCCATGGTGCGTTCGCGTTCAGGAAACCAAGAAGCTGAAAGCAGCGCTGGAGTGCACTGGTACAGGGGTTGCGATAAtccgacgaggaagaatccAAAGTAGACACGCCATTCGCCTTCTCCCTTTTGAATGTCGGCACGAATAATCGGTGGCATACCACCGCTCTTAATAATACTTCCAATCATTAACAAGAGCGCACCAAATACAACTGTACGACGAAGGCCCAATCTCGAGAGAATTATTGGTTCGCAAACAGTGGTGATGGCGTTGGCACCCAGAAAAATAACGACCAAGAGCTCAGGATTAATACTTCCAAACGCTTCTTCTGTCATGACCGCGATGGGTGCGACCGAATAGCACGTCCAGTCTGACTTTCAAAACAAGAAAGGAGGGTTCATTAGTTCAACGTGAATCAAAAGTTAGCAATCACAGTTGAGTAAGCCAACGCACCAGAAGATTTAGACTTGACATATAGAACAGCATG from Phaeodactylum tricornutum CCAP 1055/1 chromosome 22, whole genome shotgun sequence includes the following:
- a CDS encoding predicted protein codes for the protein MVVVSISKLVAFLAISLSINVSVVAADVIGEESGPFASLREQYAALSPKGQFVTGACVGFVGTRIALTSAMGAVKIAGAVFVTAEVLHYTGILDDLPPFSNEQTALFSNLKNKALRHTENLRVQIRRQLNPNSVQTFVDRERMGALGMAGGAVVGFLF
- a CDS encoding predicted protein yields the protein MIAGHMTDKIQEESDWGEENEDEHDRDFDDLDGNEEHREKDVAKHLPHESNTAAQSPHAVAAKKKRGKRKSWEESGSENDEVFLSSSQRLTKNGGYQHTKASRSAISRANKGKNPWNKGRNRSESDKAKIGAGVRARNHALLLERLKKWGLTEEQWKVKKKEIKYVRERVRRAKRDNENLADNIAKQRTRYAAIRARGKADQSDDDSYDEVLEEVIEEVEETASEGDHGRDEIDNDNSFDLEFGRDETLQNLQLLSVSAGDSARTTGNLGHQALPGLFTRDIVWTPHVYDAGPNQINYDEHCPKGGPGGLICCADCSSKYSNYLTQTVFDIEEQKLSKGGYEIRELLRFAKDTQTTLQETSAAARRKRPMKKPKDAASLLQPDHGAKTLVRNVNEQIKFEDVTEMAEI
- a CDS encoding predicted protein, with the translated sequence MPNFVPAQEAGAQLPNPAPNQLDEKIVFRNGHSDITAASLPSVSTGLSLNNDRLDELKTSEASHSLENFSSADPLKSPDAEESLRPVLMDTSDSISPLMPAHVDPLAASKASVPQTASLETTGNDDTTSPFVDGAIDSMESFPLIKNGEDQNIDSIQDIFLPHLTEHSEVSPFHSGAQSSSPAKAHGEHGVTNIPLANESYHHSSTDDDDDDSSNDESSYFADPNNLPSPKSGRRFSWSSTASAPQLPIVNLQRQRSYTRETDASLSLSEDSENGEDCDDNMHHSDPGFPSHPRTSSSLVPTHRARNVTDLQTYPIMRMHSVSSLVSTSSHNSSGSDDTSQAELRHATQGNYYLTQSSEVSGRTSPTMGEHPRYPQPSPPVIDSLSAANSDFTLSHPQPQFLTAEQWVASMAASGRQRQPTYEAMDIPPASLRSNSSAWSMENHALAYSGDGLTSQGTDNTHTAAPSIPDSNNGGGSSGDGKFAYYPNSNSVASSTGDNARGGYSYGSTQSRAALTNQNSLPSEEDDIEDEHRDGNGFKVYWQRWIMLFYMSSLNLLSDWTCYSVAPIAVMTEEAFGSINPELLVVIFLGANAITTVCEPIILSRLGLRRTVVFGALLLMIGSIIKSGGMPPIIRADIQKGEGEWRVYFGFFLVGLSQPLYQCTPALLSASWFPERERTMATGVALNANQLGIGFAFIFGTLLVANSDDIPNYFGLLSIISTLTFLGTLFQFDDAPPTPPSDTARVMRGTLQTQLPGWGEFVASVQSLGTSTRGLAEAVGRAGVPQRDFKTMDNAPVSSAGTATTTAAARAKAKPLPGSGQRSGRTSSSRKGHRSSNNIVGRQKKVKVSREQLETGILAMGPDAEFHGLKPSPVKWGRVSKDPLTDSGSGDRVFAAPSPMMQGPVGQTNNEVEDNSSDEREDGLSQGGLPYASQDPMHRNSVYPPGGYPVFPPTPYGAPVVNYQYPDYQSYHQYPQPVWDPRFQQYVYPQYGHPQFYPPPNDAFHYGHQQAALPLHPRSTGRASIYPSTPEFMDEGAEPVLTMTPHHLDINIRDDQVILSIRACLRRPGFIHALVAFTVSGIVINTLSTFMDYLVRLNGVGREYTGIVGGSFQFCIMISSLIVGTLTDKTRAYYSVTVAMLVLGAFGLAECGVSLDSNRGSELRYALVIVAVLVGPLQPVSTELGVDVVYPLSENTVLVIQQLFSNLLSALFIPCFKAMKDIGIGSGDHEHPEYTFSFYLLIVLHATATVFFATFNGRYLRYEHELEKRAIEERRVEAKAKAELRAAFVRGEAYSDGLPETQSLMQHPFV